Below is a genomic region from Deinococcus koreensis.
TCGGGGCGGTTCAGGCCCGACAGAAACACGACCGGGGGAAGCCCCCCGGCGGCCTGCCGCTGCAGCTGACGCACGGTCTCGAAGCCGTCCCAGGGCGTCATCAGGACGTCCATGACGATCACGTCGATGGGGGATTGGGCGGCCACGTCCAGGGCCTGCGGGCCGCTGGAGGCTGTCTGCACCAGATAGCCCTGCATGGAGAGGGTCAGATCGAGCAGT
It encodes:
- a CDS encoding response regulator, producing MTPPTATPGLRLLVVDDELQILELLDLTLSMQGYLVQTASSGPQALDVAAQSPIDVIVMDVLMTPWDGFETVRQLQRQAAGGLPPVVFLSGLNRPDTLPDLGPALRVDYLAKPFRPSQLVAAIEQLWALTRGDSA